From a single Glycine soja cultivar W05 chromosome 19, ASM419377v2, whole genome shotgun sequence genomic region:
- the LOC114400614 gene encoding glucomannan 4-beta-mannosyltransferase 9-like gives MDRFSSSTILPEAFQGAKDDFTMQLALVWNQIKAPLIVPLLRLAVFLCLIMSVMMFIERVYMGIVITLVKLFGRKPEKRYKWEPMKDDIELGNSCYPMVLVQVPMYNEREVYQLSIGAACGLSWPSDRIIIQVLDDSTDPTIKELVQLECQRWASKGVNIKYEVRDNRNGYKAGALKEGMKRSYVKQCDCVAIFDADFQPEPDFLWRTVPFLVHNPELALIQARWKFVNADECLMTRMQEMSLDYHFTVEQEVGSSTYAFFGFNGTAGVWRISALNEAGGWKDRTTVEDMDLAVRASLKGWKFLYLSDLKVKNELPSTFKAYRYQQHRWSCGPANLFRKMVMEIINNKKVSLWKKIHVIYSFFFVRKVVAHINTFVFYCIVLPATVLVPEVVVPKWGAVYIPSIITILNAVGTPRSLHLMVFWILFENVMSLHRTKATIIGLLEASRVNEWVVTEKLGDALKTKAGGKAPKKPRFRIGDRIHLLELGVAFYLFFCGCYDIMFGKNHFFIFLFIQSLAFLIMAFGYVGTIVPNS, from the exons ATGGATCGCTTTTCTTCCAGTACCATTCTCCCCGAAGCGTTTCAAGGTGCCAAAGATGACTTCACCATGCAGCTTGCATTGGTGTGGAACCAAATCAAAGCGCCACTGATTGTCCCGTTGCTGAGACTAGCAGTGTTTCTGTGCTTGATCATGTCGGTGATGATGTTCATTGAGAGAGTCTACATGGGCATTGTCATCACTCTGGTGAAGTTGTTTGGGAGAAAGCCAGAGAAACGTTACAAGTGGGAGCCAATGAAGGACGACATTGAGTTGGGAAACTCTTGTTACCCAATGGTTCTTGTTCAAGTCCCCATGTACAACGAAAGAGAG GTTTATCAGTTGTCTATTGGAGCAGCATGTGGGCTTTCTTGGCCTTCAGATAGGATCATCATACAAGTCCTTGATGACTCCACTGACCCAACAATCAAG GAGTTGGTGCAGCTTGAATGCCAAAGATGGGCAAGCAAAGGGGTGAACATAAAGTATGAGGTTAGGGACAATAGGAATGGGTACAAAGCAGGGGCTCTCAAAGAAGGCATGAAGCGTAGCTACGTGAAACAATGTGATTGTGTTGCTATCTTTGACGCTGATTTTCAACCAGAGCCTGATTTCCTGTGGCGGACCGTTCCATTTCTCGTGCACAATCCCGAATTAGCCCTCATTCAAGCACGGTGGAAATTtg TGAATGCCGATGAATGTTTGATGACCCGAATGCAAGAGATGTCACTAGATTACCATTTTACTGTGGAACAAGAAGTGGGGTCTTCCACTTACGCCTTCTTTGGTTTCAACG GGACAGCGGGAGTATGGAGAATTTCGGCGCTTAATGAGGCTGGTGGATGGAAGGATAGGACCACAGTGGAAGATATGGACTTGGCCGTGCGAGCCAGTCTCAAAGGATGGAAATTCTTATACTTGTCTGACTTGAAG GTTAAAAATGAGTTGCCAAGTACTTTCAAGGCCTACCGCTACCAACAGCACCGTTGGTCTTGTGGTCCAGCCAATCTTTTTAGGAAAATGGTCATGGAGATCATAAATAACAAG AAAGTGTCATTGTGGAAGAAGATACATGTGATTTACAGCTTCTTCTTTGTTCGGAAGGTCGTAGCACACATAAACACGTTTGTGTTTTATTGCATTGTATTACCTGCAACAGTTTTGGTGCCTGAGGTTGTGGTCCCAAAGTGGGGAGCTGTCTATATCCCTTCCATCATCACTATTCTTAATGCAGTTGGAACTCCAAG GTCACTCCATTTGATGGTCTTCTGGATTCTCTTTGAGAATGTCATGTCTCTGCATCGAACAAAGGCAACGATTATTGGTTTACTTGAGGCAAGTCGAGTGAACGAATGGGTTGTCACTGAAAAACTTGGTGATGCTCTCAAGACTAAAGCAGGAGGTAAAGCACCTAAAAAGCCTCGATTCAGGATTGGAGACAG GATTCACTTGTTGGAACTTGGTGTCGCATTCTACCTCTTCTTTTGTGGCTGCTATGATATTATGTTTGGGAAAAAccacttcttcatcttcctctttATCCAATCTTTGGCCTTCCTCATCATGGCATTTGGATATGTTGGCACCATTGTTCCCAACTCCTAA
- the LOC114398865 gene encoding pentatricopeptide repeat-containing protein At5g12100, mitochondrial-like has protein sequence MKNSSSSNVNYIAEGVLARHTMGFGARSALRLRPNSHFNNSICFFCSQSLTLCESDPQYQNRLQKVQKLETLLNRGRTVTARRFLRSLLLTKTAFSSLSELHAHVSKPLFSDTLLWLCSVSKMLDEATDLYSSMRKDGFIPSTRSVNRLLRTLVDSRHFEKTLPVFADVVDSGIRPDAVTYGKAVQAAVMLKDLDKGFELMKSMEKDGMGPSVFAYNLILGGLCKVRRIKDARKLFDKTIQRNVVPNTVTYNTLIDGYCKVGDIEEAFGFKERMREQNVECNLVTYNSLLNGLCGSGRVEDAKEVLLEMEDSGFLPGGFLSFVFDDHSNVAGDDSLFDGKEIRIDEQTYCILLNGLCRVGRIEKAEEVLAKLVENGVTSSKISYNILVNAYCQEGDLKKAILTTEQMEE, from the coding sequence ATGAAGAATTCCAGTTCCAGCAATGTGAATTACATAGCAGAAGGGGTTTTGGCGCGCCATACAATGGGATTTGGAGCTCGTTCTGCTCTCCGTCTTCGTCCCAATTCGCATTTCAACAATTCCATTTGCTTCTTCTGCTCCCAATCACTCACACTCTGTGAATCCGATCCCCAATACCAGAATCGCCTTCAAAAGGTTCAAAAACTCGAAACCTTACTAAACCGCGGTCGCACGGTCACCGCAAGAAGGTTCCTCAGATCCCTTCTTCTCACCAAAACCgcattctcttctctctccgAACTCCACGCGCACGTCTCCAAACCCCTCTTTTCGGACACCCTCTTATGGCTCTGTTCCGTTTCCAAAATGCTCGACGAAGCCACTGACTTGTACTCTTCCATGCGAAAAGACGGTTTTATCCCTTCCACCCGTTCCGTCAATCGCTTGCTCCGAACCCTGGTGGATTCCCGACACTTCGAGAAAACCCTCCCTGTCTTCGCCGACGTTGTCGATTCTGGTATTCGACCCGATGCTGTCACTTACGGAAAGGCTGTTCAGGCGGCAGTGATGTTGAAGGACCTCGACAAGGGTTTTGAGTTGATGAAATCCATGGAAAAGGATGGAATGGGCCCTTCTGTGTTCGCTTATAACTTGATACTGGGTGGATTGTGTAAAGTGAGAAGGATCAAGGATGCTCGGAAGCTGTTCGATAAAACGATTCAGAGAAACGTGGTTCCGAATACTGTTACTTATAACACGCTCATTGATGGGTACTGTAAGGTGGGTGATATAGAGGAAGCTTTTGGCTTCAAGGAGAGGATGAGGGAACAAAATGTGGAGTGTAATCTTGTTACATATAATTCCTTGTTAAATGGTCTTTGTGGTTCGGGGAGGGTGGAGGATGCGAAGGAGGTGTTGTTAGAGATGGAGGACAGTGGTTTTTTGCCTGGTGGGTTTTTGAGTTTTGTGTTTGATGATCATTCGAATGTTGCTGGTGACGACAGTTTGTTTGATGGAAAAGAAATAAGGATCGATGAGCAAACttattgtattttgttgaaTGGACTATGCAGGGTTGGGAGAATTGAAAAGGCTGAAGAGGTTCTGGCCAAACTAGTGGAAAATGGAGTTACTTCAAGCAAGATTTCATATAACATATTGGTGAATGCATATTGCCAAGAGGGTGACTTGAAGAAAGCTATACTGACAACTGAACAAATGGAAGAATGA
- the LOC114400615 gene encoding pentatricopeptide repeat-containing protein At5g12100, mitochondrial-like, translating into MVEKGVSPTVETYNLLINGYGQRGHFVRCFEFLDEMDKAGIKPNVISHGSLINCLCKDRKLIDAEIVLADMIGRGVSPNAERYNMLIEASCSLSKLKDAFRFFDEMIQSGIDATLVTHNTLINGLGRNGRVKEAEDLFLQMAGKGCNPDVITYHSLISGYAKSVNTQKCLEWYDKMKMLGIKPTVGTFHPLICACRKEGVVKMEKMFQEMLQMDLVPDQFVYNEMIYSYAEDGNVPKAMSLHQQMVDQGVDSDKVTYNCLILAYLRDRRVSETKHLVDDMKAKGLVPKVDTYNILVKGHCDLKDFNGAYFWYREMVDGGLLLNASMCYQLISGLREEGMLREAQIVSSELSSRGLNN; encoded by the coding sequence ATGGTAGAGAAGGGTGTTTCCCCGACTGTGGAAACCTATAACTTATTGATTAATGGTTATGGCCAGAGGGGCCATTTTGTCAGGTGTTTTGAGTTTCTTGATGAAATGGACAAGGCAGGGATAAAGCCTAATGTCATCAGCCATGGTTCTCTAATAAATTGTCTTTGCAAAGATCGTAAACTTATTGATGCTGAGATTGTGCTTGCAGATATGATAGGTCGTGGGGTTTCTCCGAATGCAGAAAGATATAATATGCTCATTGAAGCTAGTTGCTCATTGAGTAAATTGAAAGATGCTTTCAgattttttgatgaaatgatACAAAGTGGAATAGACGCAACTCTTGTGACTCACAATACTTTGATAAATGGACTCGGAAGAAATGGAAGAGTAAAGGAAGCTGAGGATTTGTTTCTCCAAATGGCAGGCAAGGGATGTAACCCGGATGTAATAACATACCATTCTCTGATCTCAGGATATGCCAAGTCAGTAAACACCCAGAAATGCCTTGAATGGTATGATAAGATGAAGATGCTAGGCATAAAACCTACAGTTGGGACTTTTCACCCTTTGATCTGTGCATGCAGGAAGGAAGGCGTAGTGAAAATGGAGAAAATGTTTCAAGAAATGTTACAAATGGATTTAGTCCCAGATCAATTTGTATATAATGAAATGATTTACAGTTATGCTGAAGATGGAAATGTTCCTAAGGCAATGTCTTTGCACCAGCAGATGGTTGATCAGGGAGTTGATTCCGACAAGGTGACTTACAACTGCTTGATTCTAGCATATCTTAGAGATAGAAGGGTTTCTGAAACGAAGCatcttgttgatgatatgaAGGCTAAAGGACTGGTTCCAAAAGTTGATACTTATAACATTCTGGTTAAGGGGCATTGTGACTTAAAAGATTTCAATGGTGCATACTTTTGGTATAGGGAAATGGTAGACGGGGGTTTGCTTTTAAATGCCAGTATGTGCTACCAGCTAATTTCCGGGCTAAGAGAGGAGGGAATGCTGCGAGAGGCTCAAATTGTATCCTCAGAATTGAGCAGTAGAGGACTGAATAACTAG
- the LOC114400617 gene encoding peroxiredoxin-2E, chloroplastic: protein MAASITLSRLVSSTLTTASFFPPITLPSKLSSLRLPTRRHPKPLRFSSSTITATISVGDKLPEATFSYLDSSGEVQTTTVSELTKGKKAVLFAVPGAFTPTCSQKHVPGFVEKSGELRAKGIDTIACISVNDAFVMKAWKEDLKVNEEVLLLSDGNGTFTKAIGVELDLSDKPVGLGVRSRRYALLAEDGVVKLFNLEEGGAFTFSGAQDILDVL from the coding sequence ATGGCCGCATCCATTACATTGTCCAGGCTCGTCTCTTCCACCCTCACCACTGCCTCTTTCTTCCCACCCATAACCCTGCCTTCCAAACTCTCCTCTCTCCGACTCCCCACCCGCCGCCACCCCAAGCCACTCAGATTCTCCTCCTCCACCATCACCGCCACCATCTCCGTCGGCGACAAGCTCCCGGAGGCCACCTTCTCCTACCTGGACTCGTCCGGCGAGGTGCAGACGACGACGGTGTCGGAACTGACGAAGGGGAAGAAGGCGGTGCTGTTCGCGGTCCCCGGCGCTTTCACCCCCACGTGCTCGCAGAAGCACGTGCCGGGCTTCGTGGAGAAATCGGGGGAGCTGAGGGCGAAGGGGATCGACACAATCGCATGCATTTCGGTCAACGACGCCTTCGTCATGAAGGCATGGAAGGAGGACCTCAAGGTCAACGAGGAAGTCCTCCTGTTATCTGACGGTAACGGAACCTTCACCAAAGCCATTGGGGTCGAACTTGATCTCAGCGACAAGCCCGTTGGTTTGGGCGTTAGGTCTAGGCGTTACGCGCTTTTGGCCGAGGATGGGGTTGTCAAGCTCTTCAATTTGGAGGAAGGGGGTGCCTTCACTTTCAGCGGCGCTCAGGACATCCTTGATGTTCTTTGA